From a single Micromonas commoda chromosome 5, complete sequence genomic region:
- a CDS encoding major facilitator superfamily, which yields MSREPRLPPLEAGEQPLWLFLVLALLNIVDSFNLNVVWPMLPFMVEGYGVAKDEEDLGAWVGVAGAAVSIGQLISAYAWGALSDVIGRRPVMLVGMLTSTFTAIVFGTSTTYAQCVAGRFLSGLLNGNAGVVKTYVGEVTQKSQQAKAFSLFALCFGLASCVAPAIGGFLQKPATRWPRTFAGTPFETYPYLLPMSCAAALTTLGLIVGYLFVPETASQWRRMRRRRFMSPMRHELDASSSSVGYEMVGTPKKALRGYATVAYAFLAAIAIGYDEIFPVFAKTSRSLGGLGLSAQSIGGILVFGGFTLVSFQLLVFPALMRAFGVTAGLRIGSIAFAAACLVAPCASLIDDETARWAVLLASQALKITTLAMLFSCVIIAVNNSCENRAKARVNGVGTSLAAFGRVVSPVVHGVVFSWSLRLDGWRERQFVVFIFVSACSLALYALVSLLPKELDAPPREVEDEVAANGG from the exons ATGTCGCGTGAACCGAGGCTCCCGCCGCTGGAGGCGGGCGAGCAGCCCCTTTGGCTGTTCCTCGTGCTCGCGTTGCTCAACATCGTGGACTCGTTCAACCTCAACGTGGTGTGGCCGATGCTACCCTTCATGGTTGAAGGTTACGGCGTGgcgaaggacgaggaggacctcgGAGCTTGGGTCGGagtcgccggggcggcggtgagcatCGGGCAGCTCATCTCCGCGTACGCGTGGGGTGCGCTTTCGGACGTGATCGGCCGGAGGCCCGTGATGCTCGTCGGCATGTTGACGTCCACGTTCACGGCGATCGTCTTCGGCACGAGCACGACGTACGCCCAGTGCGTGGCGGGAAGGTTTCTCAGCGGCCTGCTCAACGGCAACGCGGGTGTCGTGAAAACGTacgtcggcgaggtgacGCAAAAGTCGCAACAGGCGAAGGCGTTCAGTCTCTTCGCGCTGTGTTTCGGTCTCGCGAGCTGCGTGGCGCCCGCCATCGGGGGTTTCCTGCAGaaaccggcgacgcggtggcccCGGACGTTCGCGGGCACGCCTTTCGAGACGTACCCGTATCTGCTGCCGAtgtcgtgcgccgcggctttgACGACTCTCGGTTTAATAGTCGGTTACCTCTTCGTcccggagacggcgtcgcAGTGGCGGAGGATGAGAAGGCGACGGTTCATGAGCCCGATGCGACATGAGCTcgatgcgtcgtcgtcgtcggtgggtTACGAGATGGTGGGAACGCCAAAAAAGGCGTTACGGGGTTACG CCACGGTGGCGtacgcgttcctcgccgcgatcgccatCGGGTACGACGAGATATTCCCCGTGTTTGCCAAGACGTCGCGATCGTTGGGTGGGCTGGGCCTTTCGGCGCAAAGCATCGGCGGGATCCTCGTCTTCGGCGGTTTCACGCTGGTATCGTTCCAGCTGCTGGTGTTTCCCGCTCTGatgcgcgcgttcggcgtgACCGCGGGTCTGAGAATAGGCTCGATCGCGTTCGCAGCCGCGTGCCTCGTCGCACCGTGCGCCAGTCTGATTGACGACGAGACGGCGCGTTGGGCGGTGCTGCTCGCGTCACAGGCGCTCAAGATAACGACGCTCGCCATGCTATTCTCCTGCGTCATAATAGCGGTGAACAACAGCTGCGAGAATAGGGCGAAGGCCAGGGTGAACGGCGTGGGcacctcgctcgcggcgtttgGCAGGGTGGTGTCTCCGGTGGTTCACGGGGTTGTGTTCTCGTGGTCGCTGCGGCTCGACGGGTGGCGAGAGCGTCAGTTTGTCGTCTTCATCTTCGTCAGCGCTTGCTCCCTTGCGCTCTATGCGCTGGTGAGCCTGTTGCCCAAGGAgctggacgcgccgccgagggaagTTGAGGACGAGGTTGCGGCGAACGGTGGGTGA
- a CDS encoding predicted protein: MDTDECPEEGDEALQVEEEPCEPTEPTEAEPSLELPSRAELRAAVAMDSHEPPRERATTTARGLRNTWVDVTPGMSWHERESAERKAHGKNWKMDTSLKLPSRAELRAAVAMDSHEPPRERATTMARGLRNTWVDVIPGMSWHERERAERKAHGKNRKMHTSLKA, from the coding sequence ATGGACACGGACGAGTGcccggaggagggcgacgaggctcTTCAGGTGGAAGAGGAGCCGTGCGAGCCCACCGAGCCCACCGAGGCCGAGCCCTCCCTGGAACTGCCTTCTCGCGCTGAGTTGCGCGCGGCTGTGGCGATGGACTCTCACGAGCCACCGCGtgagcgcgcgacgacgacggcgagggggcTGAGGAACACTTGGGTCGATGTGACACCCGGGATGTCGTGGCACGAGCGAGAGAGCGCAGAGCGAAAGGCTCACGGGAAGAATTGGAAGATGGACACCTCCCTGAAACTGCCTTCTCGCGCTGAGTTGCGCGCGGCTGTGGCGATGGACTCTCACGAGCCACCGCGtgagcgcgcgacgacgatggcgaggGGGCTGAGGAACACTTGGGTCGATGTGATACCCGGGATGTCGTGGCACGAGCGAGAGAGAGCAGAGCGAAAGGCTCACGGGAAGAACCGGAAGATGCACACCTCCCTGaaagctag
- a CDS encoding predicted protein, whose translation MPANIDRLVAERERLARNSAIVTGMMKTQQVSDWHERQYHRTGGPTVGERQADEAELELQMANASVHELRRAKMRELVARDDLRWETELNAMGLTVSKDRA comes from the coding sequence ATGCCCGCGAACATCGACAGGCTGGTGGCTGAGAGGGAGAGGCTGGCGCGCAACTCCGCGATCGTTACCGGCATGATGAAGACTCAGCAGGTGAGCGACTGGCACGAACGTCAGTACCACCGCACCGGCGGGCCCACCGTGGGGGAGCGGCAGGCTGACGAGGCTGAGTTGGAGCTGCAGatggcgaacgcgtcggtgCACGAGCTGCGACGCGCAAAGATGCGAGAGCTGGTGGCCAGGGACGACCTCAGGTGGGAGACAGAGCTCAACGCGATGGGACTGACCGTCTCCAAGGATCGCGCGTGA